A genomic stretch from Bordetella sp. N includes:
- a CDS encoding helix-turn-helix transcriptional regulator, producing MNDIATQANPLGVYLKDRRSKLDPAAFGLPAGRRRTPGLRREEVALRANISPTWYTWLEQGRGGAPSADVLDRIASALMLTEVEREHLFLLALGHQPEVRYRKDEGITPRLQRVLDALNPCPALVHTATWHIVGWNRAATILLTDYGALPPEERNVLRFIFLNPSVRAAQEDWESVARFVVSVFRATTARAGAAVEVQPLVDELTRRSPDFARMWSDNDVSSHGGGVKRLRHPVLGPLALEYSAFAVDGRPDLSMIVYNPATPADTERVRALMQAPPATSP from the coding sequence ATGAACGACATCGCCACGCAGGCCAATCCCCTTGGCGTCTATCTCAAGGACAGGCGTTCCAAGCTAGATCCCGCCGCCTTCGGGCTGCCGGCCGGACGCCGCCGCACGCCCGGCCTGCGGCGGGAAGAAGTCGCGCTGCGCGCCAATATCAGCCCCACCTGGTACACGTGGCTGGAACAAGGCCGGGGCGGCGCGCCGTCGGCGGACGTGCTGGACCGCATCGCCAGCGCGCTCATGCTGACGGAAGTGGAACGGGAGCACCTGTTCCTGCTCGCGCTGGGCCATCAGCCGGAAGTCCGTTATCGCAAGGACGAAGGCATCACGCCGCGGCTGCAACGCGTGCTGGACGCGCTGAATCCCTGCCCGGCCCTGGTGCACACGGCCACGTGGCACATCGTCGGCTGGAATCGGGCCGCGACGATATTGCTGACAGACTACGGCGCCTTGCCGCCGGAAGAACGCAATGTGCTGCGTTTCATCTTCCTCAATCCGTCCGTGCGCGCCGCGCAGGAAGACTGGGAGAGCGTGGCCCGCTTCGTCGTCAGTGTCTTCCGCGCCACCACGGCACGGGCCGGCGCCGCGGTCGAAGTCCAGCCCCTGGTGGATGAACTCACCCGCCGCAGTCCGGACTTCGCGCGCATGTGGAGTGATAACGATGTCAGCTCGCACGGTGGCGGCGTCAAGCGCCTGCGCCATCCCGTGCTGGGTCCGCTGGCACTGGAGTACTCCGCCTTCGCGGTGGACGGCCGCCCGGACCTGAGCATGATCGTCTACAACCCGGCCACGCCGGCGGACACCGAGCGCGTCAGGGCGCTGATGCAGGCGCCGCCAGCAACCAGTCCCTGA